Proteins encoded by one window of Gemmatimonadota bacterium:
- a CDS encoding citrate synthase, translated as MVQKGLEGVVAASSAICFIDGLQGRMLYRGYDIHDLAAHSTFEETACLLWHGALPGPGQLAELNEQLLAGRALRDEVLDLLRAIPRDTAPMDVLRSAVSCLSAYDPDVANHSREANLRKAVRLTAQLASVTAAWHQIVNRQEVIDPNPGLGHAANFLYMLGGLDGALPDSEHAKAFDIALILHADHELNASTFAARVTAATLSDMHSAVISAIGTLKGPLHGGANRDVMVMLHEIGEIAGAEDYVKEKLAAKEKIPGFGHRVYKTEDPRATHLRRLSEELGRKSGDPKWHEVSRVIEKTMMDRKGIACNVDFYSGSVYATMGIPAGLFTPVFACSRIAGWTAHLLEQYADNRIIRPVGEYTGPTEAVYVPIDGRPA; from the coding sequence ATGGTTCAGAAGGGTCTGGAGGGCGTCGTAGCCGCGAGCTCGGCCATTTGTTTCATTGATGGCCTGCAGGGTCGAATGCTCTACCGGGGCTATGACATTCACGACCTGGCCGCCCATTCCACTTTCGAGGAAACCGCCTGCCTGCTGTGGCACGGCGCCCTGCCGGGGCCGGGCCAGTTGGCCGAACTCAACGAGCAGCTCCTCGCCGGCAGGGCTCTGCGTGACGAGGTCCTGGATCTGCTGCGGGCGATCCCGCGCGACACGGCGCCCATGGACGTGCTGCGCTCGGCCGTGTCCTGCTTGTCCGCGTACGACCCGGACGTGGCGAACCACTCCCGCGAGGCGAACCTGCGCAAGGCCGTCCGGCTGACCGCCCAACTCGCTTCGGTTACCGCTGCATGGCATCAGATCGTGAACCGGCAGGAAGTGATCGATCCGAATCCCGGGCTCGGTCACGCGGCCAATTTCCTGTACATGCTGGGCGGCCTGGACGGCGCATTGCCGGACTCCGAGCACGCGAAGGCGTTTGACATCGCCCTGATCCTGCACGCCGACCACGAATTGAACGCGTCGACTTTCGCCGCACGGGTGACCGCGGCCACGCTATCGGACATGCACTCTGCCGTCATCTCGGCCATCGGCACGCTGAAGGGACCGCTGCACGGAGGCGCCAACAGGGACGTGATGGTCATGCTTCACGAGATCGGGGAGATCGCCGGCGCCGAGGACTACGTGAAAGAAAAGCTTGCCGCCAAGGAGAAAATCCCCGGCTTCGGGCACCGCGTCTACAAGACCGAGGATCCGAGGGCCACGCACCTGCGCCGCCTTTCGGAGGAACTCGGCCGCAAGTCAGGCGACCCGAAGTGGCATGAAGTGTCCCGCGTGATCGAGAAGACCATGATGGACCGGAAGGGCATTGCCTGCAACGTGGATTTCTATTCCGGCTCGGTCTACGCTACCATGGGCATTCCGGCGGGTTTGTTCACGCCTGTGTTCGCCTGCAGCCGCATCGCCGGCTGGACCGCCCACCTCCTGGAGCAGTACGCCGACAACCGGATCATCCGGCCGGTGGGCGAGTACACCGGTCCGACAGAAGCCGTCTACGTACCCATCGATGGGCGCCCCGCCTGA
- a CDS encoding cupin domain-containing protein, whose translation MIINDHRYMIRSLNSNQTYWEQGVFPEWTALNCYRHYPDGGIGTGVEPHYHDNDEIWLFTAGRGVVWLDGVRHDITPNTLVYTPMGCVHQFQMFTPYENNAIVTRLERAKRPLHLTVEEYGPPEPTVPGFVVPGEHNTGSTPEPGSRCPIVEWRLQRHEDINGQGTAELSMHEHWMVLEGAVQLAVEDQAVSMHPGDIALLRAGVTRRLSADDRETRAVVVRENRAGMG comes from the coding sequence ATGATCATAAACGATCACCGATACATGATTCGTTCGCTCAATTCGAATCAGACCTACTGGGAACAGGGCGTTTTCCCGGAATGGACCGCGCTGAATTGTTACCGGCATTATCCGGACGGCGGGATCGGCACCGGCGTGGAGCCGCACTACCACGACAACGACGAAATCTGGCTGTTCACCGCGGGCCGCGGAGTGGTCTGGCTGGATGGGGTGCGGCACGACATCACGCCGAACACGCTGGTCTATACGCCCATGGGCTGCGTCCACCAGTTCCAGATGTTCACGCCCTACGAGAACAACGCCATCGTGACGCGGCTTGAGCGGGCGAAAAGGCCGCTGCACCTGACCGTCGAGGAGTACGGCCCGCCTGAACCCACTGTTCCGGGCTTTGTCGTGCCGGGTGAGCATAACACCGGCTCCACCCCTGAACCGGGGTCCCGCTGCCCCATAGTCGAGTGGAGGTTGCAGCGCCACGAGGACATTAACGGGCAGGGAACGGCCGAATTGAGCATGCACGAGCACTGGATGGTGCTGGAAGGGGCCGTGCAACTGGCGGTGGAAGATCAGGCCGTGTCCATGCACCCGGGAGACATCGCTTTGCTTCGAGCAGGCGTCACCCGACGCTTGTCCGCGGATGACCGGGAGACCAGGGCTGTGGTCGTGCGGGAAAACCGGGCAGGCATGGGCTAG
- a CDS encoding SDR family oxidoreductase gives MLDAFRLDGKTALVTGCRRGIGRGLAEALAEAGADIVGVSTSMEKQGSEIEGAVTALGRRFTGYSVDLNDRDALYGFIHKVKSDFPVIDILVNNAGLTLRAPAEEHSDEYWDTVMNVNLNAPFILSREIGRDMVARGRGKIVFTASVLSFQGGITVPSYAASKGAVGQLVMALANEWASKGVNVNAIAPGYIATDLTSALQNDPERSRSISERIPAGRWGAPNDLGGAVVYLSSDASNYVHGAILAVDGGWLGR, from the coding sequence ATACTGGATGCATTCAGACTGGACGGCAAAACCGCCCTCGTAACCGGCTGCCGCCGGGGAATCGGCAGGGGACTGGCCGAAGCGCTCGCCGAAGCAGGCGCGGATATCGTGGGCGTGAGCACGTCCATGGAGAAACAAGGGAGCGAAATCGAAGGGGCCGTCACGGCCCTGGGCCGTCGGTTTACCGGCTACAGCGTCGACCTCAACGACCGGGACGCGCTGTATGGCTTCATCCACAAAGTAAAATCAGATTTTCCGGTCATCGATATCCTCGTCAACAACGCGGGGCTTACGTTGCGGGCGCCCGCCGAGGAGCACTCCGATGAATACTGGGACACAGTCATGAACGTAAACCTCAACGCGCCGTTCATCCTGAGCCGGGAAATCGGACGGGACATGGTCGCACGCGGCCGCGGGAAGATCGTGTTTACCGCATCCGTGCTGTCCTTCCAGGGCGGCATCACCGTGCCCAGTTACGCTGCGTCCAAGGGCGCGGTCGGGCAACTGGTCATGGCCCTGGCCAACGAGTGGGCGTCCAAAGGCGTCAACGTCAACGCCATCGCGCCGGGCTATATCGCCACCGATCTCACGTCCGCTCTCCAGAACGACCCGGAACGGTCCCGTTCCATATCCGAGCGTATCCCCGCCGGCCGGTGGGGCGCGCCGAATGACCTGGGCGGTGCGGTCGTCTACCTCAGTTCGGACGCTTCCAACTACGTCCACGGAGCGATTCTGGCCGTCGATGGGGGCTGGTTGGGGCGGTAG
- a CDS encoding N-acetylmuramoyl-L-alanine amidase: protein MKITSVTQLWMLSMLMAGCSNVIYIESANQNSRVDYVVIHATSANFAESVRLLTTRTGYPVSAHYLIPDENDPTYGHRRLRLHQFVKESQRAWHAGVSYWAGHTGLNARSIGIEIVNEFSCVSDTSAVEDSGPDALDCDFPPFSEAQIEMLIELLRGIQQRHPRIGPLDFVAHSDIAVPHRRRSDPGPLFPWRRLYDEGIGAWYDEETRLRYVARFENQPPTVERLQAALLRLGYLVEPTGELDHQTRFAVRAFQLHFRPSDYGGAPDVETAAILWSLIEKYRGGNPP from the coding sequence ATGAAGATAACGAGTGTTACGCAGTTATGGATGCTTTCGATGCTAATGGCTGGTTGTTCGAACGTCATCTATATTGAGTCGGCGAACCAGAACAGCCGGGTCGATTACGTGGTGATTCACGCCACCTCGGCGAATTTCGCGGAATCGGTAAGACTGCTCACCACCCGGACCGGGTATCCGGTCAGCGCACATTACCTGATTCCCGACGAAAACGACCCTACCTACGGTCACCGCCGGTTGCGTTTGCATCAGTTCGTGAAGGAAAGCCAAAGGGCATGGCACGCCGGTGTCAGCTACTGGGCCGGGCATACGGGGCTTAACGCCCGATCCATCGGGATCGAGATCGTAAATGAGTTTAGTTGCGTGTCGGATACGTCAGCTGTCGAGGATAGCGGTCCGGACGCGCTCGACTGTGATTTCCCGCCTTTCAGTGAAGCGCAGATCGAGATGTTGATCGAATTGCTTCGGGGCATTCAGCAACGGCACCCTCGCATTGGACCGCTCGATTTCGTTGCTCACTCCGATATTGCGGTCCCACACAGGCGCCGGTCGGATCCGGGCCCCCTTTTTCCCTGGCGGCGGCTGTACGACGAAGGCATAGGCGCCTGGTATGACGAGGAAACCAGGTTGCGTTACGTGGCGCGATTCGAGAACCAGCCTCCGACGGTCGAAAGACTGCAGGCCGCGCTGCTCAGGCTGGGATACCTGGTCGAACCAACCGGCGAACTCGACCACCAGACGCGCTTCGCCGTACGCGCGTTTCAATTGCATTTTCGACCCTCCGACTATGGCGGCGCGCCCGACGTTGAAACCGCGGCCATCCTCTGGAGCCTTATCGAAAAGTACCGCGGCGGGAACCCGCCTTGA
- a CDS encoding glycoside hydrolase family 32 protein, with protein sequence MTADNQIERMEARIREAGDLAAALAFDPHRPAYHFTPPAAWMNDINGALYWKGRYHIFYQYNPHGAYWHLIQWGHASSVDLVHWVHHPVALTPEADGPDRKGCYSGGALVSKEGVPVLIYYGNPDGLCLARSSDDLLIEWTKDPDNPVIPQPEAGSADFGRYTIHDPCGWLADGLYYAAVNKSDPQGRGDAAYLFKSADLRTWEFVDLFYQSRREWTESGEDCAVPDFFPLGDRHVLLFCSHLQGSQYYIGQVRDELFCPDIHGRLSWEGGHLGGPRTLLDPNGRRVFFDWVRELRGNERERESGWSGAMTVPRLLSLGPGGHLQIDPVPELKVLRLDARRNGPIDIAADADVALEGIGGDCLELAIEIDPRDAREVGVKVRRSPGGEEETAVSCDMEAAVLRVDVSRSSLDRDIRYTRFRNLQPHLSEHEQYVTAQEGPFELAPGEPLILRIFLDRSILEVFANRRQCVTQRIYPTRTDSTGISLFARGGAAQFKSLQAWNLAPTRI encoded by the coding sequence ATGACTGCCGACAACCAGATAGAACGGATGGAAGCCCGTATCAGGGAGGCAGGCGACCTCGCCGCCGCTCTGGCCTTCGACCCGCACCGGCCCGCCTATCACTTCACGCCTCCGGCGGCCTGGATGAACGATATCAACGGGGCTCTCTACTGGAAGGGCCGTTACCACATCTTCTACCAGTACAATCCGCACGGCGCCTACTGGCATCTCATTCAGTGGGGCCATGCCTCCAGCGTCGACCTCGTGCACTGGGTGCACCATCCGGTGGCGCTGACGCCAGAGGCGGACGGTCCGGACCGAAAGGGCTGCTACAGCGGAGGCGCCCTGGTCAGCAAGGAAGGGGTTCCGGTGCTGATCTACTACGGCAATCCCGACGGCCTCTGCCTCGCCCGCAGCAGCGACGACCTGCTGATCGAGTGGACCAAAGATCCGGACAATCCGGTGATCCCCCAGCCGGAAGCGGGAAGCGCCGACTTCGGCCGCTACACCATCCACGACCCCTGCGGTTGGCTGGCGGACGGACTGTATTACGCCGCCGTCAACAAGAGCGACCCGCAAGGCCGGGGGGACGCGGCCTACCTGTTCAAGTCGGCGGACCTGCGCACCTGGGAGTTCGTCGATCTGTTCTACCAGTCGCGGCGGGAGTGGACCGAAAGCGGCGAAGATTGCGCCGTGCCCGATTTCTTCCCCCTCGGCGACCGGCACGTGTTGCTTTTCTGCAGCCATCTGCAGGGAAGCCAGTACTATATCGGCCAGGTCCGGGATGAGCTGTTTTGCCCCGATATTCACGGGCGCTTGAGTTGGGAAGGGGGGCATCTCGGCGGCCCGCGGACCCTGCTCGATCCGAACGGCCGGCGCGTCTTCTTCGACTGGGTCCGCGAACTGCGCGGCAACGAGCGCGAGCGCGAATCCGGGTGGTCGGGCGCAATGACCGTTCCACGGTTGCTGTCATTGGGGCCCGGTGGTCACCTGCAGATCGATCCTGTCCCGGAGCTGAAAGTACTCCGGCTGGATGCCCGCCGGAACGGCCCCATCGACATCGCCGCCGATGCGGATGTGGCGCTCGAGGGAATCGGCGGGGACTGCCTGGAACTGGCCATCGAAATCGATCCCCGGGATGCGCGGGAGGTAGGTGTGAAGGTGCGGCGCTCCCCGGGGGGCGAGGAGGAAACCGCGGTCTCCTGCGATATGGAGGCCGCTGTGCTTCGGGTCGACGTCAGCCGGTCGTCGCTCGACCGCGATATACGATACACGCGATTCCGCAATCTTCAGCCGCACCTGTCAGAACACGAGCAGTATGTAACCGCCCAGGAAGGGCCCTTCGAACTGGCTCCGGGCGAACCGCTGATCCTGCGCATCTTCCTGGACCGATCGATCCTCGAGGTCTTCGCCAACCGCCGGCAATGCGTGACCCAGCGCATCTATCCGACGCGAACCGACAGCACGGGCATCAGCCTGTTCGCACGCGGAGGCGCGGCACAGTTCAAGTCGCTGCAGGCCTGGAACCTGGCGCCGACGCGCATCTGA
- a CDS encoding TauD/TfdA family dioxygenase, protein MGPFEVIPTGGALGAEVRGLDLRADLDVDTVRALREAFLDHCVLFYRDQQISQGDLVRFTRYFGEPVPHVRPQPDRPIEEIFVISNVTEDGKPIGALGSEEIPFHSDLSYLPEPGTISLLYALEIPEEGGETMWANGYASCEALDHSVRSRIDGLHAVHRHPIDALNTPEPTMHPVVRTHPETGRDVIYVSPHLTHHIADLDTKDGQVLLDELIAHATDARFVWKHRWQVGDLVMWDNRCTMHRRTPFDDRQRRVMWRTQIFGAGAR, encoded by the coding sequence ATGGGCCCATTTGAAGTCATACCGACCGGCGGCGCGCTCGGCGCGGAGGTGCGGGGTCTTGATCTGCGGGCTGACCTGGACGTGGATACTGTTCGGGCGCTCCGCGAAGCCTTCCTCGATCACTGCGTGCTGTTTTATCGGGATCAGCAGATCAGTCAGGGGGACCTGGTCCGGTTTACGCGTTATTTCGGAGAGCCGGTACCGCACGTGAGGCCGCAGCCGGACCGCCCCATCGAGGAGATCTTCGTCATTTCGAACGTGACTGAGGACGGCAAGCCCATCGGGGCGCTCGGCAGCGAGGAAATCCCCTTCCATTCGGACCTGTCCTACCTGCCGGAACCCGGTACCATTTCCTTGCTGTACGCGCTGGAGATCCCCGAGGAGGGTGGCGAGACGATGTGGGCCAACGGATACGCGTCCTGCGAAGCCCTCGACCACAGTGTGCGGTCCCGTATCGACGGGCTTCACGCCGTCCACCGCCATCCCATCGACGCGCTGAACACGCCGGAACCCACGATGCACCCGGTCGTGCGCACCCACCCGGAGACGGGCCGCGACGTGATCTATGTGAGCCCCCACCTGACCCATCATATTGCGGATCTGGACACGAAGGATGGACAGGTTCTGCTGGACGAGTTGATCGCCCACGCCACCGACGCGCGGTTTGTGTGGAAACACCGCTGGCAGGTCGGCGACCTGGTCATGTGGGACAACCGCTGCACCATGCACCGACGGACGCCCTTCGACGACCGGCAGCGCCGCGTCATGTGGCGCACGCAGATATTCGGCGCGGGCGCCCGTTAG
- a CDS encoding MBL fold metallo-hydrolase, translating into MELSVVSGGVFKLDGGSMFGIVPKPLWESICPPDEKNRITNDTNCLLIRKDGRNILVDTGYGDKMTDRDRGIYGMSGSTVLGSLSARGVSAEEIDLVILSHLHFDHAGGATVTDGEGGVVPAFPNAQYVVQKGEWEDALNDYGTMKSTYRPENYQPLMDQGVITLLEG; encoded by the coding sequence GTGGAACTATCAGTCGTCAGCGGCGGAGTCTTCAAACTGGACGGCGGGAGCATGTTCGGGATCGTACCGAAGCCGCTCTGGGAGAGTATCTGCCCTCCCGACGAAAAGAACCGGATCACCAACGACACGAACTGCCTGCTCATCAGGAAGGACGGTCGTAACATCCTGGTAGACACGGGCTACGGCGACAAGATGACCGACCGGGACAGGGGTATCTACGGGATGTCGGGTTCCACCGTCCTGGGGTCTCTGTCGGCTCGAGGCGTGTCCGCGGAAGAAATCGATCTCGTCATTCTGAGCCACCTTCATTTCGACCACGCGGGCGGCGCGACCGTTACGGACGGGGAAGGCGGCGTCGTACCCGCTTTCCCGAATGCGCAGTACGTGGTTCAGAAAGGCGAATGGGAAGATGCGCTGAACGACTACGGCACCATGAAATCCACCTATCGCCCTGAGAATTACCAGCCCCTCATGGATCAGGGCGTGATTACCCTGTTGGAAGGC
- a CDS encoding phytanoyl-CoA dioxygenase family protein has product MPSQYARLLTEEEKWHFDLQGFLHLRGVIAPDRLARILKVTDRWLAADEADIPAPVFRHRQEPYKTHLDHIQYGHRLFQDLNADPEIIRVVAGLTMGMPRLFHCNFTKMDRAAPGDEDRQGYHRDDSGFKFPPGFRNPHNDYQAAGGEIYCSHLATWVALADVPVGTGFSLVPGSHKSAFAPPDGLRVGDHPPVSITVPMDAGDVLVFSTHVLHDAAVWTEDYPRMNIFQRYQLSAYFNETGKGGLPFEEFRDQITEEEYELESLSKEEKAAVTRMRRHFGL; this is encoded by the coding sequence ATGCCGTCGCAATATGCCCGTCTGTTGACGGAAGAAGAGAAGTGGCATTTCGATCTGCAGGGGTTTCTGCACCTGCGCGGCGTGATCGCGCCGGATCGCCTGGCGCGGATCCTGAAAGTCACCGATCGCTGGCTGGCCGCGGACGAGGCCGACATTCCCGCGCCGGTTTTCAGGCACCGTCAGGAACCGTACAAGACGCACCTGGACCATATCCAGTACGGACACCGGCTGTTTCAGGACCTGAACGCCGATCCGGAGATCATCCGCGTGGTCGCTGGACTTACGATGGGCATGCCGCGGCTCTTTCACTGCAACTTCACGAAAATGGACCGGGCTGCGCCGGGTGACGAGGATCGCCAGGGCTACCACCGGGACGACAGCGGGTTCAAGTTCCCGCCGGGGTTCCGCAACCCCCACAATGACTACCAGGCGGCGGGCGGGGAGATCTACTGCAGCCACCTGGCCACCTGGGTCGCGCTGGCCGACGTGCCCGTGGGTACGGGGTTCAGCCTGGTGCCCGGAAGCCATAAATCGGCCTTCGCCCCACCGGACGGCCTGAGGGTAGGCGACCACCCGCCCGTCTCGATCACCGTGCCGATGGACGCAGGCGATGTGCTCGTGTTTTCGACCCATGTGCTGCACGACGCGGCCGTCTGGACCGAGGACTATCCCAGGATGAATATCTTCCAGCGATACCAGCTCAGCGCATACTTCAACGAGACCGGAAAAGGCGGGCTGCCCTTCGAGGAATTCCGCGATCAGATCACCGAAGAGGAGTACGAACTGGAGTCATTGAGCAAGGAAGAGAAAGCTGCCGTGACCCGCATGCGGCGGCACTTCGGACTGTAA
- a CDS encoding peroxidase-related enzyme (This protein belongs to a clade of uncharacterized proteins related to peroxidases such as the alkylhydroperoxidase AhpD.) gives MAWIRTIAESEAEGPLKRIYDGSMRSWGGVDNIIKAHSLNVRAMRAVMVFYKGLMHGDCDLTLGQREMIATTVSALNECEYUIRHHGEGLLREINDRELVDAIKKDYRKADLDAADRAMLDYVRKLTLAPASTAESDIEHLREAGFGDKAILEINQITGFFAWCNRTVDGLGVELEDFWNDPNATNV, from the coding sequence ATGGCCTGGATACGCACCATCGCCGAATCGGAAGCGGAAGGCCCGCTGAAAAGGATTTACGACGGCTCGATGCGCTCGTGGGGAGGCGTGGACAACATCATCAAGGCCCACAGCCTGAACGTGCGGGCGATGCGGGCGGTGATGGTCTTCTACAAGGGCCTCATGCATGGAGACTGCGACCTCACGCTCGGACAGCGGGAGATGATCGCGACGACCGTCTCGGCCCTGAACGAGTGCGAGTACTGAATCCGCCATCATGGGGAGGGGCTCCTCAGAGAGATCAACGACCGTGAACTGGTGGATGCGATCAAGAAGGACTACCGCAAGGCGGACCTGGACGCCGCCGACCGCGCCATGCTCGACTACGTCCGCAAACTGACTCTGGCGCCCGCTTCGACCGCCGAGTCCGATATCGAACATTTAAGGGAGGCCGGGTTCGGCGACAAGGCGATCCTCGAGATCAACCAGATCACGGGTTTCTTCGCCTGGTGCAACCGTACGGTGGACGGACTAGGCGTCGAACTGGAAGACTTCTGGAACGATCCGAACGCGACCAATGTCTAG
- a CDS encoding MBL fold metallo-hydrolase, with amino-acid sequence EIEDGIRVEVTGGHTRFHQLVKVESGDTRAVYPGDILPMTTHLRAPYNMAYDLFPYDTMVAKMRLLRQAADEGWIIVLDHDASVSSGRISCEGEDRYEFDPVALNLHSA; translated from the coding sequence TGGAGATCGAGGACGGGATCCGGGTGGAGGTGACCGGCGGCCATACCCGCTTTCACCAACTGGTGAAGGTGGAGTCAGGCGATACCAGGGCGGTCTACCCGGGCGATATCCTGCCCATGACGACCCACCTGCGCGCCCCCTACAACATGGCCTACGACCTCTTCCCCTACGATACTATGGTGGCCAAGATGCGCCTGCTCCGGCAGGCGGCCGACGAAGGCTGGATTATCGTCCTGGATCATGACGCCAGCGTCTCATCGGGCAGGATTTCATGCGAGGGAGAAGACCGTTACGAATTCGATCCTGTGGCGTTGAATCTGCACTCCGCTTGA